The genomic region GCCTGTAGTAGTTTCTTGTAAGGAATTTTCGCCTTTTTACCTTTCAGCGTGATGAATGCAGGCATACACTAAAAAGAGTGCTTATTAGGTCTTATACCTTTCCAGATTTGCTGGTAATGGCCTCGTCTATCTCTTTTAAGAGCTGGTCTTCGGCCTTGCCTTCCACTGAAATCCCCATCTTGCGGGCGATCTCTGCCACGGTTGGCGATGGCGGCTTTTGAGCTTTAACCGGCTCCTGGACGGCCTTGTTTAGCTCCGCTTCAAGGTCTCGCTGGGCTTTCTTCACCTCTGCATATAGCCTACCCAGCTCGCGGATATACTCTGGCAGCTTATCAGGCCCGAACAGGAGGAGGGCTACTATGGCGATAAAAATGATCTCGTCGAACCCTACCACGAGATGACACCATGTAAAGATGAGCGCTTTAGAGTATATACTTTTTTAGCCCTTTTATTTTTTCACTCCTTTGCCCTTTGCGTAAATCCCCATAATTGCCAGGCTGCCCATTAAGATGAAGGGGAGCAGAGGCATGCAACACCTGGGCAAAGGCCGCGTGCCTGACGGCCCGCCTGAAGGCGTGGCGCTTGGAGCCATAGTCGTGACCGGCGTGAGGTCAAACGTCTCATCAGCGAGCAGGAAAGAAGGGTTGGTGCCCTGGTATACCCTGACCTTTGCCAGGACTGCATCCTTGGGTATAGGGACCTCATTCCACCGTAATTCAGATTTAGAGCGCGGCTTGACAAGGGCGCCGGAGTATTCATCCTGGTTCGGGTTAAACTTATACACGTTGCCATTTGTATCTATCAGCTCGTACTGGATATACCCGACCTCCTCCTTATCCCCCGTGTTTTCATATTGATAGACGAGGTGAGCCCACTTCGTCTCCTCTGGAGCCTTCGACGGGTATATGTTGCCCATGTACCTATCCGTCACATTCACTTCTATCAGGTGTATCACGATATTAGAGTTAGCCCTCTTGAAGTCCTTGCCCAGAAGATACGTCTCATCTGCATGCGCAGGCAACGCGATAATGGCGATGCCCCCAAAGAGCAATAAGGCGAATACGACGAATGACAGGCGACCAAGCATATGATAATAAGTATGGTCTAAAAATTTAAGCTTTTTCGTATTTTAATGTTTATATGTTTTATTTC from Methanocella conradii HZ254 harbors:
- a CDS encoding Sec-independent protein translocase subunit TatA/TatB codes for the protein MVGFDEIIFIAIVALLLFGPDKLPEYIRELGRLYAEVKKAQRDLEAELNKAVQEPVKAQKPPSPTVAEIARKMGISVEGKAEDQLLKEIDEAITSKSGKV